One window of Gilliamella sp. B3022 genomic DNA carries:
- a CDS encoding histidine-type phosphatase, giving the protein MNNNQYQLDKVIILSRHGIRTPLENTIALLEQSSPLKWPSWDHAYGYLTTRGGVLEAFFGHYLSQWLEQKNINIEPQNPDIYVYANSLQRTVATAQFLVNGAFAGYDIPIHHKYTIEKMDPIFDPSVQDDSTELKQAVLRDIEEADKTASIFKNLAPAYQMVSDILDYPHSQLYARYRCDFADIPYELYFKKNEEPELHGPLAIGICAVDAFLLQYYSAFPKDQIAWGKITRLEQWQQILQIRNHYIDLVFHCKTIAQHISKLLINKIDDLLHHQSHKVNLLVGHDSTIAALLGALDFAPYQLPNQCENTPIGGMVIFQRYRHISSGDYFFRAEYVYQSFEQLYTGQPIDIHNPPQHYQLKLENAYINSDGYYNWADFAKRLKDN; this is encoded by the coding sequence ATGAACAACAATCAATACCAATTAGACAAAGTCATTATATTAAGTCGTCACGGTATCCGTACTCCGTTAGAAAACACAATAGCATTGTTAGAACAATCCAGCCCGTTAAAATGGCCTAGCTGGGATCATGCTTATGGTTATTTAACAACGCGAGGAGGCGTATTAGAAGCTTTCTTTGGACATTATCTATCACAATGGCTTGAACAAAAAAACATTAATATTGAACCTCAAAATCCTGATATCTACGTTTATGCAAACAGCCTTCAAAGAACAGTGGCAACAGCTCAATTCTTAGTTAATGGCGCTTTTGCGGGTTATGACATTCCTATCCATCACAAATACACCATTGAAAAAATGGATCCGATTTTTGATCCAAGTGTACAAGATGACTCTACAGAATTAAAACAAGCTGTATTGAGGGATATTGAAGAGGCCGACAAAACCGCATCTATCTTCAAAAATTTAGCGCCCGCTTATCAAATGGTCTCAGATATATTGGACTATCCACATTCACAATTATATGCACGCTATCGATGTGATTTTGCCGATATCCCCTATGAACTCTATTTTAAAAAAAATGAAGAACCTGAGTTACATGGACCACTAGCCATCGGAATTTGTGCCGTTGATGCATTTTTATTACAATATTATTCTGCATTTCCAAAAGATCAGATCGCATGGGGCAAAATAACCCGCCTAGAACAATGGCAACAAATCCTGCAAATTCGTAACCACTATATTGATTTAGTCTTCCATTGCAAGACCATTGCTCAACACATTAGTAAATTATTAATCAATAAGATCGATGATTTACTGCATCACCAATCTCACAAAGTTAATCTACTCGTTGGGCATGATAGTACTATTGCAGCCTTGCTCGGCGCTTTGGATTTTGCACCATACCAGCTTCCAAACCAATGTGAAAATACACCAATCGGCGGGATGGTTATCTTCCAACGCTATCGCCACATTTCTTCAGGTGATTACTTTTTTAGAGCCGAATACGTTTATCAAAGTTTTGAACAACTTTATACTGGGCAGCCAATTGATATTCATAATCCACCACAACATTATCAATTAAAGTTGGAAAATGCTTATATCAACAGTGATGGTTATTATAATTGGGCAGATTTTGCAAAACGTTTAAAGGATAATTAA